DNA sequence from the Treponema sp. OMZ 838 genome:
CCATTTCGGTGAGCTTTCCTTCTGCGATATCCCGTTCGATAAAGATATCCAAGAACGTGGAGGTACGCCCAATCGACATGGCCGCTCCGTCTTGATCTTTTGTAGCGGCAAGGAATGCAAAGTATACCCACTGTACCGCCTCCCGCGCATTTTCAGCAGGACGCTTTACATCAAAGCCGTAGCTTTCGCACATCCGGACAAAGGCCTCCAGCGCTTTTATTTGGTCGCTGATTTCTTCGCGGTAGCGGATATCCGATTCGCTTAATTCATTTACATCAAGCTGCTGCATCGCTTCTTTGCGTTCCTGTATCAAGTTGTCAACGCCGTACAGTGCGACACGGCGGTAGTCTCCGATAATACGTCCCCGTCCGTAGGCATCGGGCAAACCGGTGATAATGCCCGACTTGCGCACTGCACGCATCTCATCGGTATAGACGGAAAAAACGCCGTCGTTATGCGTCTTCCGGTACTTGGTAAAGATTTCTTTGGTGAGCGGGTCAAGTTCATATCCGTAGGCTTTCAGCGCATTCTCGACAACGTGCCAACCACCCTTAACGTAGATACCGCGTTTGAGCGGAACATCCGTCTGCAAACCGACAATAACTTCATCATCTTTTAAGATGTACCCTGCACCGTAAGCATCGATCCCTTGAGGCTTTTTGGTTTCAGCGTCATATACGCCCCGTTTTGTCTCTTCTTTAAACATTTCCGTGAGTTTATTCCACACACGCAATGTTTTCTCCGTAGCAGGAGTCAAAAAGCCGTCATCTCCCGTATAGGGAGTATAGTTATTTTGGATGAAGTCGCGTACATCGATACCGGTGCGCCAACAATCACCCTTAAATGAAGAAAAATAGTCAGACCACTTATTCATGGTGTAACTCCTTATGTTGTGATATCCCTTACTTCAAACTATGAGTTTTGTTGCAAGGAGCTTACATATTAGAGAAAAAAATATATTAAAGCAAGCACTTTATAGCAAAAAATAATAAAACGCTTGCAAAAAGTACCGGAACTGCATAGAATACCGGAGTAACTTCAGCAGCCACAATAAGGCTGCCTCGTTATCCGTCGAGTTTCGGCAAAGCTGAAACATCGCTTATTAAACATGTGCGCTTTCCGCGCACTAATTCAACAGTTTCCAAAATGCACATTTTATTCAACTGTTGAATTTTAAGGAATGCTATGCTTGACTATCGATTTATCAAAAATAATTTGGAAGCGGTTAAACAAAATATTATTAACCGCGCTATGCATGCCGATGCAGAGGCTGCCGTCCGCCTCTTTGACGAACGGACTGAGATGGTAACTGCGCTGCAAGGGTTACAGGCAAAACGGAATGAAAACTCTCTTGCAATGAAGAAAGCAAAGGATGCTGCAGAGCGTAACGCGCTTATCGAAACCGGTAAGGCGATTAAAGCTGAAATTGCGGCTGCAGAAACAGCATTAAAAGAAAAAGAAGCGGCACTTGATGCTGCAATGATGCAGATTCCGAACATGGCGCACCCTGATGCTCCTGTCGGCAAAGAAGATACGGAAAACTGCGAAGTAAAACAGGTTGGTACCGTTCCTCAGTTTGATTTTGAGCCGAAAGACCATGTCCAGCTTGCGGAAGCACTCGATTTAATCGACTTTGATGCCGCAACAAAGGTTTCCGGCGTAAAATTCTACTATCTTAAAAATGAAGCGGTATTCCTGGAGCAAGCGCTGGTATTGTACGGTCTGAATATCCTTCGCAAACACGGCTTTACTCCGTTTATTACCCCGGATGTCGCAAAAGAAGAAATTCTCCGTGGTATCGGCTTTAATCCGCGCGGAAGCGAGTCAAATGTCTATACTATAGAAGATGAAGGCACCTGCCTTGTCGCCACGGCGGAAATTACCCTCGGCGGATATCACTCGGACGAAATACTTGAAAAAGCAAAGCTCCCGTTGATGTATTGCGGCCTTTCGCACTGCTTCCGGCGCGAAGCGGGAGCGGCAGGTCAGTTCTCTAAGGGACTGTACCGTGTGCATCAGTTCACCAAGTTGGAGATGTTCGTATACTGCACCCCCGAAGAATCCGATGCAATCCACGAAAAACTCCGCCTTATCGAAGAGGAAATCTTCACCGGTTTAGGCATTGCGTTCCGCGTTGTCGATACCTGCACCGGCGACCTCGGTGCTCCCGCCTACCGTAAATGGGACCTGGAAGCATGGATGCCCGGACGCAACGGCGGGGAATGGGGAGAAGTTACCTCTACCTCGAACTGTACCGACTATCAGGCACGCCGCCTCAATGTACGGTTTAAAGACGATGACGGAAAAAATAAATACGTGCACATGCTGAACGGTACGGCAATTGCCGTATCCCGCGCGCTTGTCGCTATTATCGAAAACTACCAGCAGAAGGACGGCAGTATCAAAATCCCTGAAGCGCTGGTTCCCTATTGCGGTTTTGATGTCATCAAAAAGAGATAAGGCTGTCAAAAATAATGCTTGCATAACCCTGTAAATATTTATATAATAGAGGGCAATTTACTAAATTTCTGGAGTATTTATGAGCGGAGTAAGTATCGCGTTATTGGTATTTTTCATTATAGTTGCATTTTTGATTGTCGGACTGGTATTATTACAGAATGAAGAAGGCGACAGCTTAGGTGGCCTTTTTTCAGGCGGATCGAATTCGGCGTTTGGTTCGCGTTCCGGTAACGTACTGACAAGAGCAACCTATACACTGATAACGCTCTTTTTTGTTGTTACGTTTTTCCTTGCATGGCTGAATAAAAGCCCCGGTGACTCCGGTTTGCAGCAGGATGCTCAAATTCAGCAAGCGGAAACGGCAACCGAATGGTGGAAAGAGACATCATCCGATGCTAATGGAGCCGGCAATACGGAGAATACCGAAACGGCGCCTCAATCTTCCGAGGAAACTGCTGCCGAAAATACATCTCATTAAGCAGTACCCTCGTATTTAATAACTGTTGCTTGAAATATGCATTCAAATAAGTTGCAGCGAGATGAATATATCGCTATTTCATTCTAGGATTATTCCTCTATAGAAGGGGTGTACGAGCAGGCATGAAATATTTTATTACATTCGTTAGCATACTTTTTTTAATGGCCGGTCTGGTATTTTGTACGGATTTAACACCGCTCTCATTTTATACCGAACCGGCTTTATTCCCCTTTAATGCAGTAGTAGGTATTGTAGAAGACAGTCATGAGTGTCTGTACTTTGCTACCCATTCGGGACTCATTAAATATAACGGAATTACCACCCAAAAATATGAGCATCTCCCTTTTGATAATACGACCATGCGTTCAAGTCAGATTCAAACCATGTATATGGACACTGATGATGTGCTGTGGCTCGGTACCTATAACGGATTAGAGCGTTTCGATATCAAAAGCGGCACGATCAATCATTTTCCTGTCAGCGATGATGTGATTACAGCGATTTTCCGCGATTCAAAACGGCACCTATGGGTAGGAACGATCAATGGATTATACTTTTGCCGTGACGGAAGCTGTAAAAACTTTATTCCTTTTAATAACCATCAATATAATTCTTTTATCGGGAACAATACCATCAGATCAATCAGCGAAGATTCCCGCGGCATCATCTACGCCTCAACGTATGACGGGGTATGGCAATACAATGAATCGGAAGGGTCTTTTGAACCGTGCAGTCTTATACCTGAAGGATGCCCCGGAAAAAACGGTGTTGTATACCACTTCATAGAAGATACCAACGGCGTATACTGGCTTTCCGTCTGGGGTGTAGGGCTTGTCCGTATTACGCCCGGCAAAAACAGTTATGAAGTATATTCGCTGCCGGATGCACGGATATATACGCTCTATAATAATTTTATCACCAATGAGTACATTGCCGCAGGAACGTGGGGCGGCGGTATATACATCATCAATAAAAGAACAAAGGAAGTCATTCCATATAAAGCCAATCCGAATATGGTGGGGTCTTTAACCAATAATGTCATATATTCATTCTTTATCAATAAATATAATATGTTGTTTGTCGGAACGGCGGATGCGCTAAACATAGCAGATTTAAGCCGCCAGTCGGGCGACATCGCAGTACCGCTCTATACCGAAACTGCCGGAAACAACAAGAAATTATCGCATCTTGATGACACTATTGCCTGTTTAGCCTCCAGTGATAACTGCATTTGGGCGGCTTCAAATAATATCCTTGTACGCTATAACTTTAATGAGCGTGAGCCGGAAGAGTTTCCGGTCACAATGGGGAAAAATGAGGTGAACGGCGCGATCATTTATTCCATCAGCGTTGTAAACGATACGAAAGCCTGGATCGGTACCAACAAAGGTTTATTTTTCTTTGATTCAACTACTGCTTCATTTACGCCTATTTCATTATATAACAACAGAATATCCGATACCTCAAGTTTTTTAGTACACTCTCTCTATCAAGATTCAGATGATACTCTCTGGATAGGCACGTATGGTGCAGGTCTTATCCATTTTTCCCCAGAAAACGGTATTCTAGAGCAGTATCGTCATTCCGATGCCCCGCGCTCGTTAAGTAACGACATTGTCTTTTTTATCAATCGGGACAGCCGCGGTACACTGTGGATTGGAACAAATAAAGGCTTATGCCGGTACATTCCCGAAACAGAGGATTTTACTTCATATTTATATAATGTAAATAAACCGACGGGAATTTCCTCCAACCGTGTCGATTCTTTTTGCGAAGATTTGGAGGGGACACTATGGTTTGGTACAAACGATGGCGGTATCTGCCGCTTTGACCCCAAAACAGAACTCTTCCATACCTATACAAAGGATGTCGGCCTCTCCTCCAATCAGATCATCGGCATAACCGATGCGGATGACGGCTTTTTATGGATAGCGGGACTCAAATATTTAAATTTATTCGATATAGCACACGAAACAGCCCAAGCATATAATATCGCCAACATACGCCAATATGGTTATTTTTCCTGCCCCCCTATCGCTTTAAAAAATAAAGGATTATTTTTCTTTGGTACCGATAAGGGAATATTAAAGATATCTCAAGAAAAGCTCTATGCCTTCCGGCTTCAATTTGTACCTATTAAAATACGGGCACTTACCGCAGACGGACAACCGGTTAATCTTTATACAAAAAAACAGCCGCTCACATTCGACTACAAAACCAATGATATTAAAATTTCATTTGCAGCGCCCTACTCTTCCCGGCACAAAAAGCCGGTTTACGCATATAAATTAACCGGTATTGATAAAGACTGGATCGTTTCATCAGACCGAAACTATGTACGATATACACACTTACCACCCGGATCGTATACGTTCTCAGTAAAAAATGCAGCCGAGGGGAAGAATATCGTACACGACAGTATCTCGTTCACGATACGGCAAAGTTTCCTTATCTCCCCCGTTATGATTTGGTTTTATATCGTAGTAGTCTCGATTATGGTTTTCTTAGCCTACAAAATCCATAAGCTCTATTGGTTGCAGCGGTATGCAGATCTGCTTGAAGAAAAACAGCTGGTATTGATACAAGACAACTTTACTCTTAAAGAGCTTTCCCTGCTCGATCACTTAACCGGAATAGGCAACCGTCGGTATATCGATATGCTCGGCTTAAAAATATGGCAAATGGCGATGGAGCATAAGACATCGATAGCAGTCATGATGTTCGATATCGACTTCTTTAAAAATTATAACGACCGCTTCGGTCATCAGGCAGGTGATGAACTGCTGCATTTAATCGGCGCTGATTTAAAAAAGCGCATTAGAACGGAAACAGACTTAATAGGTCGATACGGCGGTGAAGAATTTTTGATTGTAATGTATAATTTGCTTCCCGAAAAAGCGATGCATATTGCGGAAGGAATCCGAAAAACGATAGCAACAATGCATGAGCGGCACGCTAAAGAGATGGTAGGAGAAGCAACTATCAGTATCGGAGTTTTTGCAGGAGAACCTACCGAAAAAGACACCTTTGAACACATGATCCATAAAGCGGACTGTGCGCTCTACCGTGCAAAACAGACCGGAAGAAATAAAGTGGTATTTTACGACACAACAATGGAACAGCTAATCAGCTGTAACTAATGTACCGGTTAATTTTAAAATAGATTTATCGGCACTTCTCAATAGTAACAAGGAGCAGCGCGTGCTTAACACTATGCGAAATATCGGCATTATGGCGCATATCGATGCCGGAAAAACAACAACAACCGAACGTATTCTTTTTTATACCGGAAAAATTCACCGTATCGGAGAAATTGATGACGGAGCGGCGGCAATGGACTGGATGCAGCAGGAACAAGATCGGGGTATCACCATTCAAAGTGCTGCAACGACAACCTATTGGCGTGATCATCAAATCAATATTATCGACACACCCGGACACGTTGACTTTACCGCCGAGGTAGAACGCTCACTGCGCGTACTCGACGGCGCGGTTGCCGTACTCTGTGCGGTAGGCTGGGTGCAACCGCAGACGGAAACGGTGTGGCGGCAGGCGGATCACTACCACGTACCGCGCATCTGTTTTGTAAACAAGATGGATAGAATCGGCGCCGATTTTTTTGCGGCGATGGAGGATGTCAAAGAGAAATTCGGCTGCACGGTAATGCCGCTTGAAATTCCCATCGGCAGTGCAGAAAGTTTTGAAGGCGTTATCGACCTTATAACAATGGAAGAAATCCGCTGGGATGCGGAAACCGAAGGGGAAAAATTCACCCGCAGCCCGCTTTCCGACCAATACCGTGCGGAGGCGGAAAAATACCGCGAAAAAATGCTGGATGTTGTTTCCGCCTACTCCGATACGGTAACGGAGTTGATGCTTGAAGGAGAACCCATTCCGGCAGACTTGATTAAAAAAGAAATCCGTACCGCGGTACTCAAACGGCAGTATATTCCGTTTTTGTGCGGATCTTCACGGCGCAATACCGGTATTCAGCCGCTCATCGATGCTATCGTAGACTATCTCCCTGCTCCCGATGAAGTTGCACCTGCCGAAGGAATTCAGCTGAAAAAAGAAACGCCTGTTTCCGTTCCCTGCAAAAGCGACGGCGTGCCGCTCGGCTTGGTCTTTAAGATTCAATATGACCGAGAAGCGGGCGCGCTCTGTTATGTCCGCATGTATTCGGGAAAAATAAAGGCAGGCGATCAGGTATATAATGTTGGCAAGAAAAAACGTGAGCGGATCGGCCGTATCCTGCGGATGCACTCCAATAAGTCCGAACCGATGGACAGCGTGGAAGCGGGCGATATTGCCGTATTTGTCGGGCTCAAATTGGCACAAACGGGCGACACACTCGGCAGTGAGGGAATGCCGATACTCCTTGAATCCATGCAGTTCCCCGAACCGGTTATCTCCGTAGCAATCGAACCGAAAAGTCTTTCGGAAAGTGATAAACTCAAAGAAACACTCGCGATTCTATCACGGGAAGATCCTACCTTTATAAGCCGTGAGGATGCGGAAACGGGACAGCTCATTATCTCAGGTATGGGCGAGCTGCATTTGGATGTTCTTACAACCCGTATGCTGCAGGATTTTAAGGTGGAAGCCCGTATCGGCAAGCCGCAGGTAACCTACCGCGAATCCGTTACACAAACGGTAGAACACACCGAGCGGTTCAGCAAGGTGCTCGCCGGCAAAGAACAGACAGCACAGCTCACACTCCGTATCGAACCGCTTGAACGAGGTTCGGGAAACAGCTTTAAGAACACGGTTAAGGTTTCTACGGGAGGCACTCCGCAGGCGCATTCCCTGCCTGAAGATATTGTCGAGGCGGTGGAACACGCGATTCGCGGCGCCTTTAATTCGGGTATTCAATACGGCTATCCGTGCGTAGACATCGGCGTAACCCTCATCGATGCCCAATACGACGAGCTGACTGCGACAACCTTCGCGTTTGAAGCCGCCGCTGCGATGGGCTTTGACGAGGCGTGCCAAAAAGCCGCCCCCGAACTGCTTGAGCCGGTAATGAATGTCGATATCCTCTGTCCTAAGGAATTTGTCGGAGATGCGATGAGTCAGATGACGCAGCGCGGCGGCATGGTACTCGGCATGGATTCAAAGCCGAATATCGATGTTGTTCATGCACAAGCGCCGATGGCGAAACTCTTCGGCTTTTCCACCGATTTACGTTCCGTTACGCAGGGCCGCGCCTCTTTTACGATGAGCTTTAGCCATTTTGAAATTAAAAAAGGCGGTCTCGGCAGCTAATCGCATAGCCGGTAAGTTAACCGGCAAAACAGGTGCCGACATCCCACGCGGCACGAATCATCGGGTGGTCTTCCGGTACTTTTTTAACCTTATCGGCGACCTTACTGAGCGGTACGGCAGTGATAACACCCTGTTGCAGAGCTGTCATAACCCCGTATCGTTCCTCCGCGGCGAACTCGGCAGCAGCAGCGCCGAAGCGCGTCGCCAATATACGGTCATAACCTGAAGGAGTACCGCCGCGCTGTAAATAGCCGAGCACCGTCACCCGTGCATCGGCGCCGGTAGCCGCTTCTATCTCCCCTGCAACCCGATAGCCGATTGAACCGACCATAGATTTACGCGCTTCCTTTAAAGCTTTTTTGTTCATATCCTTTTCGCTAAACGATACGGCGCCTTCAGCGACTGCAACAACTGAAAAGTTTTTTCCTTTTCTACGGCGTTCCTGTAAGTGCTCGGCTATTGCTTCAATCCGATAGGGGATTTCCGGGATGATAATGACATCGCTGCCGCCGGCAATACCCGCGTAGAGCGCAAGCCATCCCGCCTTATGCCCCATAATTTCTATCACCATAATACGGTTATGACTTGCCGCCGTCGTATGCAGCCGGTCGATCGCATCCGTTGCAATATCAAGCGCGGTGTGGAAGCCGAAGCTCATATCATTATGCACAATATCGTTGTCGATGGTTTTCGGAATACCGATGATGTTCAGCCCTTCATCTACGAGCATATCGGCAGTAGTCTGCGACCCATTACCGCCAAGAACGGCAAGACAGTCTAAACGTAAGTCTTTGTAGTTTTTTTTGATACAGTCCACCGCCCCGCTGCCGTCCGCATTACGCCAGCCGCGGTCTTTAAACGGTTTTTCACGGGAAGCACCCAAGATCGTCCCCCCGCGCGCGAGGATGCCGGAAAGATCTTGCTCCGTCAATATATGGTACTTATTTTCGATGAGTCCGCGGTATCCTTGCTCAATACCGACCACTTCCATTCCGTAACGGTTCATCGCTGTCCGAGCTAAAGCTCTGATAGCAGCGTTTAATCCGGGAGCATCGCCCCCCGATGTTAAAATGCCGAGGCGTTTATGTGTAGTCATATAAAGAGAATACCCTGCTTTCCCCGCTTATGCAAGCGAAAAAATCCGGGCAAACGCATCAGATTGTTTTTTAACAGCCCCGCAGAATAATTGGGGCTGCTCAACCTTTCCTTTTGAAAACAGGCGGTGTGGAATTACACTGGTAACAAACGGAAAGTTTCAGTATACTGAAAAAATGAGTGAATTGATACAACCGAAAGTTCTTAAAGGGTTTAGAGATTTTTTGCCGCGCGATGAAATACGGCGGGCTCTTTTAATCGAAACCGTTACTAATGTATTTAGAAATGCAGGGTTTGTGCCCATCGACACCCCTGCTTTGGAATATTCCGAAGTGCTATTGCGCAAAAGCAATGGGGAAACCGAAAAGCAAGTATTCCGTTTTAACGATAACGGCGGCCGGGACATTGCGCTTCGTTTTGACCTGACCGTTCCCTTTGCCCGCTTTATTGCGGAGCACTACAGCGAATTATATTTTCCGTTTAAGCGATATCATATTGCAAAAGTCTGGCGCGGCGAAAAACCGCAGGCGGGGCGTTACCGCGAATTTATTCAATGTGATTTTGACAGCGTCGGTTCGGACTGTGCCTATACCGATTTTGAGATCCTAAAAGTTATGTATAGTGCTCTCAAAGCGCTCGGCGTTACAAACTTCCGTATTCATATTTCGCACCGCGGCATATTCAATCGGTTTTTGGACAGGCTGGATCTAAAGGATAAAAGCGAAGACATTCTCCGCATTGTCGATAAATTGGCAAAAATCGGCAAAGAGGAGGTAATCGAACAACTCGCGGAAATTGCCGGAGCTGAAAAGGCTGAAAAAATCGTGCAATACAGCAGCGGCCTTTCAGCAGGCAGCGATTTTGAAACAATCCTTGCGCACATAGAAGCGCTTGCAGGAGGCGCCGCCCCCGATACTGGCCGGTTGCGGGACGTATATCAGCTCCTATACGACGCAGGTATCGCGGACAGCTTCATACTTGACCCCTCCATTACACGCGGTCTTGACTACTACACCGGCATTGTGTACGAAACCTTTTTAACCGACCTTCCGCAGCTCGGCTCGGTTTGTTCCGGCGGCCGCTACGACAATTTAACGGGACTCTACATGAAGGATACGGTGAGCGGGGTCGGCGCTTCGATCGGACTTGACCGTCTCCTCGCAGGATTGGAGCAGCTCGGTATCGGATCCAAAGAGGCCGGTTTTATCGACGCAATCGTATTTTACGAGAAAGGTAACGCCATCCGCCTGAACAGTGCAGCGGCGACTTATCTGGAACAATGCGGCTGCCGTGTAGAAGTATTCCCCGAACCTAAGAAGATACAGCAGCAGTACGGCTATGCCGAAAAGAAAGGCATCGACTGGGGGCTTTTTATCGAGCCGCTGCCGGAAGGTTCCGATAGCAACAGCGAACCGAACAATCTCTCCGTTTCTCCGGCATCGCAGAACTGTGCCGAAATGTCGGTGCGCCTTAAACACCTGCCGACCCGGACGGAAACCACCCTATTATTAAAAGATGTTCCGGCAGCTCTGAAAGGCGGTAAACAATGATTATTGCGATAGACGGCCCGGCAGGTTCGGGCAAAAGTACCGTTGCAAAAATGATCGCGGCGGATTTGGGCTTCACCTTTATGAACACCGGCAGCTTTTACCGTGCGCTCACCCTCGCAGTTCTGCGGTCATTAGGCGGGGATGAAAGCGGCGCCGGCGCAGAAAAACCGGATTTGGAAAACGAAGTAAAGTGGACGGATTTCGCAAAAACCGTATCGCTTGAATACAAGCAGGACGGAATGTATTTAGACGGATCCTGTGTGGAAGCATATCTCCGCAGCGATGCCGTGGAATCGGTTGTTGCAGCTCTCTCCGCGATTGTGCCAATTCGGCATCTCATCAATAAAAAAATCCGTGCTGCGGCGGCAAAACTGAACATCGTCTGCGAAGGTAGAGATATGACCACCGTGGTATTTCCCGATGCCGAATGCAAGGTCTACCTCGATGCTTCCGCCGAGGCACGGGCACGGCGCCGCTTTGAACAAGGTACCAGCAATCTTTCGGAAGCCGAAATACGGAAAAGTATTGAAGAACGGGATGCTATCGACCGGAATAAAAAAGAAGGCAGTCTAAAAATTGCTGAAGATGCTTTCTATTTAGATACATCGGACTTGACCATAATGCAGGTTTGTGAGAAAATAAAAGACAAAATACACGATAAAGGGTTATTTATGGAACAAAAGGAAGTGGCAATGGATGCAGTTACAAATTCCGATCAGAGCATCCAAACACAATTACCAGAGGAGTATTTAAATTTTGAATCTCCTGAAGTCGGAACATTAAAAGAAGGCCGTATTATCGCGATAACTGATGATTCGGTTTTTATTGACGTTGGCGGTAAATCGGAAGGACGCGTCGCACGCGAAGAATTTACCGAAGAGCCCAAGATCGGCGATACCGTACAGGTATACATTGAAAAGACCGAGGCAACTGACGGTAAGCTGATTATTTCCAAAGAAAAAGCAGACCGTAACATTTTACGCAAAGAGTTGCAAAATGCATATCGGAATAAAACTCCGGTAACAGGCGTCATCAAAAAGCTTGTAAACAAAAGCGGATATGATGTCGATCTCGGTGCAAATATGATTGCATTCTTACCGATCAGTCAAGCTGCTGCGCAGAAAGTAGACAAGCCTGAATCCCTGTTAGGCGAAAAGGGATCTTTCTATATTGAAAAGATGGTCTTTGACCGCAAGGGAAACAGAGATAATATTGTAGTTAATAGAAGAAAATATCTTGAAGATACGCTGGAAAAAAACCGCGAGGCATTTTTTGAAAATACCAATATCGGTGACGTTGTAAAAGGTACCGTAAAAAGCTTTACCAGCTTCGGAGCATTTATCGATCTCGGCGGTTTTGACGGTTTGCTCCATATCAACGATATGAGCTGGGGCCATGTTACCCGTCCGAAGG
Encoded proteins:
- a CDS encoding bifunctional cytidylate kinase/30S ribosomal protein S1 yields the protein MIIAIDGPAGSGKSTVAKMIAADLGFTFMNTGSFYRALTLAVLRSLGGDESGAGAEKPDLENEVKWTDFAKTVSLEYKQDGMYLDGSCVEAYLRSDAVESVVAALSAIVPIRHLINKKIRAAAAKLNIVCEGRDMTTVVFPDAECKVYLDASAEARARRRFEQGTSNLSEAEIRKSIEERDAIDRNKKEGSLKIAEDAFYLDTSDLTIMQVCEKIKDKIHDKGLFMEQKEVAMDAVTNSDQSIQTQLPEEYLNFESPEVGTLKEGRIIAITDDSVFIDVGGKSEGRVAREEFTEEPKIGDTVQVYIEKTEATDGKLIISKEKADRNILRKELQNAYRNKTPVTGVIKKLVNKSGYDVDLGANMIAFLPISQAAAQKVDKPESLLGEKGSFYIEKMVFDRKGNRDNIVVNRRKYLEDTLEKNREAFFENTNIGDVVKGTVKSFTSFGAFIDLGGFDGLLHINDMSWGHVTRPKDFVKKGQEIDLKVIRLDPAEKRINLSLKHFTPDPWLEFEDKFQVNDIVKGHVTKITDFGAFVELSEGIEGLVHISEFSWVKKVSKPSDMVKIGDEVECMILGYDIQAGRVSLGLKQVTANPWDNIGERYPVGTRLTRKVVKLTNAGAFIELEEGIDGFLHVDDLSWTKRVRHPNSELEAGQELEVIVIECNPAEHRVRLGVKQLSDDPWKTFAEAYKPGSTVEGEVTSVTDFGIFVKVPGDIEGLIHKQNLVENREDNPDEVLKKYAVGDKVKAAVLDVNVKDKKTAFSIRDYKKRLQQEELSRYMSTKQEDGEGAFTLGDLMKNKASE